Proteins encoded in a region of the Anopheles ziemanni chromosome 2, idAnoZiCoDA_A2_x.2, whole genome shotgun sequence genome:
- the LOC131294846 gene encoding queuine tRNA-ribosyltransferase accessory subunit 2 codes for MKFTLNTVTKCSGRLGLLSGLERLPNLTLETPAIICHTKGGSIPHLSKEATQYLANDPSAFLQVSISNTVHMQGALRTTFAEFIARKESATLLVFRDPSESLIPGVPEKESVPIFTRCGRRNIAVEDYMALVEAFRPDAYVPLYDADTEPGSSKKREQKSIDRTEKFVEQCLQWHRKSDVLRSSSIIGPVVGGYNPKLREKSVEFLRAAEIEFGGYLIDGLHLHGPTVQHLNGPAAVSIVTEVCKQLPEEKVRFCFGAFDPRLVVEMIIAGVDVFDTSYVFVKAAQEHRALIFSFDVKAPATTGTQQTELDTTDARWEEDFEPLLPGCTCHTCRKSTKAYLHHLYNTREMLGPILLMIHNMHHYTEFFKTIRHHVANDTLPQLLEHLIPQQSLPPYVPDKKDKKQAPLTEQLEKPIEEEDKNSKKQRA; via the exons ATGAAGTTTACGCTAAACACCGTAACGAAATGTTCTGGTCGATTAGGCCTATTAAGCGGCCTAGAGAGACTGCCTAATCTAACACTTGAAACGCCAGCAATAATATGCCACACAAAG GGCGGCAGCATTCCACACCTCAGCAAAGAAGCCACCCAGTATCTGGCCAATGATCCTTCGGCCTTCCTGCAGGTCAGTATTTCCAACACCGTGCACATGCAAGGTGCGCTCCGTACGACGTTTGCGGAATTTATCGCTCGCAAAGAATCTGCCACACTGCTTGTGTTTCGCGATCCTAGCGAAAGCCTTATTCCCGGGGTGCCGGAGAAGGAATCCGTACCCATCTTTACCCGTTGCGGACGGCGGAACATCGCCGTAGAGGATTACATGGCGCTGGTGGAAGCGTTCCGACCGGACGCGTACGTTCCACTGTACGATGCCGACACGGAACCGGGCAGCTCCAAGAAACGTGAGCAAAAATCCATcgatcgtacggaaaagtttgTCGAGCAGTGCCTGCAGTGGCACCGGAAGTCGGACGTACTGCGTTCCTCCAGCATCATCGGGCCGGTAGTGGGCGGATACAATCCGAAGCTTCGTGAAAAGTCCGTAGAGTTTCTGCGTGCAGCTGAGATCGAGTTTGGTGGTTACTTGATCGATGGGTTGCATCTGCATGGGCCCACGGTACAACACCTGAACGGACCGGCTGCGGTGTCCATAGTAACCGAAGTTTGTAAGCAACTGCCGGAGGAAAAGGTGCGCTTTTGTTTTGGTGCATTTGATCCTCGCCTCGTGGTGGAGATGATTATCGCTGGGGTGGACGTGTTCGATACGAGCTACGTCTTCGTAAAGGCTGCCCAGGAACATCGCgcgttgattttttctttcgacgTTAAAGCACCAGCAACCACGGGAACGCAACAAACCGAACTGGACACAACCGATGCGCGGTGGGAGGAAGATTTCGAACCACTGTTGCCGGGATGTACCTGCCACACTTGTCGGAAATCAACCAAGGCGTACCTGCACCACCTGTACAACACGCGCGAAATGCTGGGTCCTATTTTGCTCATGAT CCACAACATGCATCACTACACagaatttttcaaaaccattCGCCACCACGTGGCAAACGACACGCTTCCGCAGCTGTTGGAACATCTAATCCCTCAACAGTCGTTACCACCGTATGTGCCGGATAAAAAGGACAAAAAACAGGCACCCCTGACGGAACAGTTGGAAAAGCCCATCGAGGAGGAAgataaaaacagcaaaaaacaaagagcATAG
- the LOC131282224 gene encoding mucin-2: protein MVVSKEGKRRRKVTTIPQTGGPNASGGSGPASSAAVERDLSPPDIPKRPKVHAQRKFAQGQGAPSSSYLNYSTAPPTPAKDGQNNRNSTGGGNNNGTTASATGGASGAESTPQVTELLPNMRPNTEDFLTFLCFRNTTVLPPALDFFNKSTNATSNSSESNQPTAGTSGTTGASAVSRQKPTENAVQSSSSKVNSQKQTPSVSEKKETVPEASRSSAEEPKEEKLVAAPAPPTTYMPFAVRKRAEQHPAEARPDRKRTQDKMQALRKKYHDQRVAKLRATNPGKQVTRGTTVATVSTRSSKTGTKEPLKSSEDEKSDDEEKPVPKKSIETDDNDDEDMDGVEDEPKTKDKAKKKPPTGGKRKSGLRSGSVVADSPSPARESSKVQLPTKNSRTKRDLTQAAMKEEPSVKAPNKSKKSPSPEQPTEETAKTTSGRAGSGAKKSTTETPKQSPSQTISGATESEGREKRTTRLSALRGPATQSSGKAEGKSSPVPIAVKEKEKKQQPSPLPDPPVDYSSEDDEPLSRSARTERRSLVKDTAVAVVGKTTRSGRSRKSEPVVEKEPDETPDKKLRRSESVVSRRSDISSKKSAELRETGKKTPQLQQQQQQRGTKRKETPTQSHELNNEKELSSPEASPVVAGGRKQANASKKKRETPAAKTPDISTSVASESEEKKAPKSAPSTPVESLGTGRPSRKTKEAATLYMELIGRRLNHDDKSDDDASSLDSLELPNVRKLEQMENELKANAGKKANAAGVSKNTKTAANKQQQQADAKKKKLPPEPEITAKVDEEKEEDSKKVAERSFSDSDEEPLASKFQRKKQQIRQQQQAKGGKSQQAKATKPSPGKKAAKGQKVESPSSEQHDAGSPRGKQGTSQSKADETPKQSSPASSTPRGTPKRLATSPVGKQNGTTTPSSPVAVTPTVTSLGLKTPPTTKAGGPKVVTHSTPHESPSAKEPPDANHSSAGSRLNKSLDNTQPFSTMAEASESPIKIPQVLNIPTVLTSPVQAAATQHPFTRAVVKPAAGLNSTSGVDNVPGGAGHSFLDKSTVPPPSGTGIVDTIPFNRPAPVALDESDFLKGFEQSHSPTDPAAAAAPVKSPGTGGNSLLGNLLPSKEESEKIFGIASVSLAQSSGPLDTKCTLGKCGSVHKPPLGPPVLTESLLGGNLSPRDRRKAKVNMTHEQIQKWIDESSWSPIEDDLKDDDLEVIEPGAPSPLAPPTSSTSGPVTAQWERLNIPTPGGGVSGDPATNSASVPVQTGTSTPVAATLTVGNGRTKEENDLPKGQTPGGGIQPKSAAGSGKVPAQDVITSPSVVTTGTGDVAGKKMTAGETSTTPTGRQKREPVTPTTTGGKGRELKETRKSKVETSGGGSSSMTNNAPQSRSPATTHTPTTPADRKPIYRTATGRTPVYKQDPLVSPTPKPSQSQTMTPTSRPTVPTAGPPGSSSTSQQQQSNSNKFGAFSPVNEPSVYSFDKEEDFMPVATPFRRQQQQHSGAATGRRESCNSSARDEPTATGGGVKREPTPVAPEDKLTKSSSSVPAQAPGGSGLPKANSRSNENVKPGSGVDKKKQSEDETPKRTGITPEVPPSTASDTDADGGGGGGGGQTFYIPLQGPSSAAAAGAGGSAGGGKSADQLIQGVAVKLGTEGPDGPNQRVIMHAKLVTKAEMGSNPTTLPDSMNVQELVKSLTQAGGSTACALSKEGLAKLVPIGTVQPRFKSTEAAAITAQQQEDRNSAEPPMSRGGLSRINSNSSLSSQRSKPTKAAGTGTGGTNAKIKGGETVVAPNPDNNTVFPRRDDPAQMVEAPVFKPTEKEFQDPVEYIERIAPVASRFGICRIIPPASFKPECRIADDMRFMAYNQYVHKMLHRWGPSAKEYAAIKKYLATQSINLQAPPVIGGMEVDLPRLYHTVQELGGLKEVIEKKRWARVSEDMCIPKAAHDRVSKLDDIYCKYLLPYDTLSPAERQKLFDEVEADWAKREAKARRNADKGVGSEIRNSGDSDDDDDGDEDDDGEDEDDDEEDFSMECIVKGRNMPLNQFFRIARNTMSLWFKNSEPTVAEIEAEYWRHVAVRDSHVCVHSGSIDSSAFGFGFPNPKVKGSSCAKHPWNLKVLTNNSGSILRSLGPVMGITIPTLHVGMLFSACCWYRDPHGLPWIEYLHTGANKIWYGVPDDQNANFRAALTVLVPTHCQNKTIWLPCDTAMVPPHMLTDRNVSLCRTEQQPGQFVVVFPRAYTSSLCTGYAVSESVYFATNSWLDTAKDDFRDIQESCEPTMFSVEQLLFAIANDQRSNHDTLVQAYPMIVGIYEKEKQHRQTLKEQGVTKSEKIESKKKTVSLEEFECERCRANLYLSLVKVKVTNSAKDRSSSVNEDDDDDDDDEEEEEERIYCLKHAVKHLADGGLQTKHCRLAYTYSLEDIEDLLKKLQDRIANKKSSKSSAAGSSAGGGGGGGGGGGGGGGSGGGGKGKSSLHLASTSSQSSSSYQAPSHSKFAGMATMLK from the exons ATGGTTGTTTCCAAGGAAGGTAAACGACGTCGCAAGGTGACGACAATCCCGCAAACCGGCGGTCCCAATGCGTCCGGCGGTAGTGGACCAGCCTCCAGTGCGGCGGTGGAACGGGATTTGTCTCCTCCGGATATACCGAAGCG aCCGAAAGTCCACGCACAACGTAAATTTGCTCAAGGTCAAGGAGCTCCTTCGTCTTCTTATTTGAATTATTCAACCGCGCCACCCACACCGGCTAAGGATGGCCAGAACAATCGAAACAGTACGGGCGGCGGCAATAACAATGGAACGACAGCAAGTGCCACCGGGGGAGCCTCGGGTGCAGAATCCACTCCCCAAGTGACAGAACTGCTGCCAAACATGCGCCCAAATACAGAAGATTTTCTGACCTTTCTTTGCTTCCGTAATACGACCGTGTTACCGCCTGCGTTGGATTTCTTCAACAAATCCACAAACGCTACATCCAATAGCAGTGAAAGTAACCAACCTACTGCCGGCACAAGCGGCACCACCGGAGCAAGCGCCGTCAGCCGGCAGAAACCAACCGAAAACGCTGtgcaatcatcatcatccaaagtgaaCAGTCAAAAACAAACGCCTTCGGTgtcggaaaaaaaggaaaccgtaCCGGAGGCGTCGAGGAGCAGTGCAGAGGAACCGAAAGAGGAAAAGTTAGTCGCAGCTCCCGCTCCGCCGACGACGTATATGCCTTTCGCGGTACGAAAACGGGCCGAACAGCATCCGGCCGAAGCACGACCGGATCGCAAGCGGACGCAGGATAAAATGCAAGCACTGAGGAAAAAATATCACGATCAACGGGTGGCCAAGCTGCGGGCAACAAACCCAGGAAAGCAAGTCACAAGGGGCACTACGGTTGCTACAGTAAGCACTCGATCGTCCAAAACGGGCACGAAGGAACCGCTGAAGAGCTCCGAAGATGAAAAATCAGACGATGAAGAAAAACCGGTACCGAAAAAGAGCATCGAAACCGATGATAACGACGACGAAGATATGGATGGCGTTGAAGATGAACCGAAGACAAAAGATAAAGCTAAGAAGAAACCCCCAACAGGTGGTAAACGAAAAAGCGGTCTTCGTAGTGGATCCGTTGTGGCTGATAGTCCGAGTCCTGCCAGAGAAAGTAGCAAAGTGCAACTCCCGACAAAGAACTCGCGGACGAAACGTGACTTGACGCAAGCAGCTATGAAAGAGGAACCTTCAGTGAAAGCTCCTAACAAGAGTAAAAAGTCCCCATCCCCGGAACAACCGACGGAGGAAACCgccaaaacgacatcgggacgAGCCGGCAGCGGGGCCAAAAAGTCTACCACGGAGACACCAAAACAATCTCCATCGCAAACAATCTCCGGAGCAACGGAATcggaaggaagggaaaagcgTACGACGCGGCTCTCCGCGCTGCGTGGTCCAGCGACTCAATCGTCCGGAAAAGCGGAAGGAAAGTCATCACCCGTTCCGATTGCCGtaaaggagaaggaaaagaaacaacaaccgTCTCCGTTGCCAGATCCACCGGTTGACTATTCATCCGAGGACGATGAGCCACTTTCACGGTCCGCTCGCACGGAGAGACGATCGTTGGTGAAGGATACTGCCGTGGCCGTGGTCGGCAAAACTACTCGCTCCGGACGAAGCCGAAAGTCGGAACCGGTGGTAGAAAAGGAGCCCGATGAAACGCCCGATAAAAAGCTGCGCCGATCAGAGTCGGTGGTAAGCCGGCGTTCGGATATAAGCTCGAAAAAGTCGGCTGAGTTGCGTGAGACTGGCAAGAAGACTCCTcaattgcagcagcagcaacagcaacggggaacaaaaaggaaagaaacgcCTACCCAGTCGCATGAGCTGAACAATGAAAAGGAGCTTTCTTCCCCAGAAGCAAGTCCTGTTGTTGCCGGTGGTCGAAAGCAAGCGAATGcaagtaaaaagaaaagagaaacgcCAGCTGCCAAAACACCGGACATCAGCACGAGTGTAGCGAGCGAGAGTGAGGAGAAAAAGGCGCCGAAAAGTGCTCCTTCCACGCCGGTGGAATCGTTGGGAACGGGACGACCGTCGCGAAAAACGAAGGAAGCCGCCACACTCTATATGGAGCTGATCGGGCGGAGGCTCAATCACGACGATAAATCGGACGACGATGCCTCCTCACTAGATAGCCTCGAGCTACCGAACGTGCGCAAGCTGGAGCAGATGGAAAACGAACTCAAGGCAAACGCGGGCAAAAAGGCAAATGCTGCCGGGGTTAGTAAAAACACAAAGACTGCGGCCAataaacagcagcagcaggcggaTGCTAAGAAGAAAAAGCTACCACCCGAACCTGAAATCACAGCCAAGGTTGACGAAGAAAAAGAGGAGGATAGCAAGAAAGTGGCGGAGCGAAGTTTTAGCGATTCCGACGAGGAACCATTGGCGAGTAAATTCCAGCGCAAAAAGCAACAAATCCGACAACAGCAGCAGGCGAAAGGCGGCAAAAGCCAGCAGGCAAAGGCAACAAAGCCTAGTCCAGGCAAAAAGGCGGCCAAAGGCCAGAAGGTGGAAAGTCCATCAAGCGAGCAGCACGACGCGGGATCTCCCCGCGGAAAGCAAGGCACGAGCCAGTCGAAGGCGGATGAAACCCCTAAGCAAAGTTCTCCGGCATCATCCACACCACGAGGGACCCCGAAAAGATTGGCAACTTCTCCAGTGGGTAAACAGAACGGTACGACAACGCCATCCTCTCCCGTGGCTGTTACTCCAACCGTCACCTCGTTGGGTTTGAAAACCCCTCCAACGACTAAGGCCGGTGGTCCGAAGGTGGTGACCCACAGTACGCCACATGAATCTCCCTCAGCGAAGGAACCACCCGATGCTAACCATAGTTCTGCCGGTTCTCGATTAAACAAATCACTGGATAATACACAACCATTCTCGACGATGGCGGAAGCAAGCGAGAGTCCCATTAAGATACCGCAGGTGTTGAACATACCGACCGTTCTAACGTCTCCGGTGCAAGCGGCCGCGACGCAGCATCCATTTACACGTGCTGTGGTAAAGCCAGCGGCTGGTCTGAACTCTACCTCCGGAGTGGATAATGTACCAGGAGGAGCAGGGCATTCTTTTTTGGACAAATCGACTGTCCCTCCGCCGTCGGGAACCGGCATCGTGGACACCATTCCTTTTAATCGACCGGCACCGGTAGCGCTGGACGAATCCGACTTTCTGAAAGGTTTCGAACAGAGTCACTCACCAACCGACCCAGCTGCCGCCGCTGCGCCAGTCAAGTCACCCGGCACTGGTGGCAATTCGTTGCTAGGCAACCTGCTACCGAGCAAGGAGGAGTCGGAGAAAATTTTCGGCATAGCAAGCGTCAGTTTGGCGCAAAGCTCCGGTCCGCTGGATACCAAGTGCACGCTGGGAAAGTGCGGCTCGGTGCACAAACCGCCCCTCGGCCCTCCGGTACTTACAGAGTCGCTGCTGGGAGGGAATCTATCGCCGCGTGACCGACGGAAGGCGAAGGTGAACATGACGCATGAACAGATACAGAAGTGGATCGACGAATCGTCCTGGTCGCCGATAGAGGACGACCTGAAGGATGATGATTTAGAAGTGATCGAACCGGGCG caccatcaccatTAGCACCACCAACATCATCCACTTCCGGTCCGGTGACAGCGCAATGGGAACGGTTGAATATACCGACGCCTGGAGGAGGAGTGTCGGGTGATCCTGCGACAAACTCTGCATCTGTACCTGTGCAGACCGGCACATCCACACCAGTGGCCGCAACTCTTACCGTTGGGAATGGACgtacgaaagaagaaaacgaccTTCCGAAAGGACAAACACCCGGCGGCGGAATACAGCCGAAGTCGGCTGCCGGTTCGGGAAAAGTGCCAGCTCAGGACGTAATAACATCTCCTTCCGTTGTGACCACCGGAACCGGTGATGttgctggaaagaaaatgacCGCGGGTGAAACTAGCACTACACCGACCGGAcgacaaaaaagggaaccggTAACTCCCACCACGACCGGTGGGAAGGGACGTGAGCTAAAAGAGACGCGTAAATCGAAAGTAGAAACATCGGGCGGTGGCTCCTCATCGATGACGAACAACGCACCACAATCACGCTCACCGGCGACTACTCACACACCCACAACCCCCGCCGATCGTAAGCCAATCTATCGGACGGCAACTGGCCGAACGCCGGTGTATAAACAAGATCCGCTTGTATCGCCGACACCGAAACCCAGCCAATCCCAAACGATGACCCCAACATCGCGTCCTACAGTACCGACTGCTGGCCCACCGGGATCGTCCTCAACATCACAGCAACAACAATCGAACAGTAACAAGTTTGGCGCCTTTTCCCCCGTCAACGAACCGAGCGTTTATTCATTCGATAAGGAGGAAGATTTTATGCCCGTTGCGACACCCTTCCGgaggcaacagcagcagcattccgGTGCTGCTACTGGTCGAAGAGAATCGTGCAATTCATCTGCCCGTGATGAACCAACCGCAACCGGTGGTGGCGTTAAACGTGAACCAACACCCGTGGCGCCGGAGGACAAGCTTACAAAATCATCCTCCTCCGTGCCAGCACAGGCGCCTGGGGGAAGCGGTCTCCCGAAAGCGAATTCAAGATCGAACGAAAATGTCAAACCGGGAAGTGGAGTAGACAAGAAAAAGCAGTCGGAGGATGAAACGCCGAAGAGAACGGGAATTACACCGGAAGTACCGCCGAGTACCGCGAGCGATACGGATGcggatggtggcggtggtggtggtggtggacaaACGTTCTACATTCCACTACAGGGACCTTCGTCAGCGGCGGCGGCCGGTGCAGGTGGATCGGCGGGTGGTGGCAAATCGGCGGATCAGCTCATCCAGGGTGTGGCCGTGAAGCTCGGTACCGAAGGACCGGACGGTCCAAACCAGCGTGTCATCATGCACGCGAAACTCGTGACCAAGGCTGAGATGGGCTCGAATCCGACCACTCTGCCGGACTCGATGAACGTGCAGGAGCTGGTGAAAAGCTTGACGCAGGCGGGCGGATCAACGGCCTGTGCGCTGAGCAAGGAAGGCCTGGCGAAACTTGTCCCGATCGGAACAGTACAGCCACGCTTCAAATCGACCGAAGCTGCTGCAATAACCGCACAACAACAGGAGGATCGCAACAGCGCCGAACCTCCGATGTCTCGTGGTGGTCTGTCACGCATCAACTCCAACTCGTCGCTATCCTCGCAGCGCTCGAAGCCGACGAAAGCTGCTGGTACGGGTACTGGTGGGACGAATGCAAAGATCAAGGGTGGTGAAACGGTCGTTGCACCCAACCCTGACAATAATACCGTGTTTCCGCGGCGAGACGATCCCGCCCAGATGGTAGAGGCGCCAGTGTTCAAGCCTACCGAGAAGGAATTCCAGGACCCCGTTGAATACATCGAACGGATCGCGCCGGTTGCGTCACGGTTTGGCATCTGCCGGATCATTCCACCGGCGAGCTTTAAACCGGAGTGTCGCATCGCGGACGACATGCGTTTCATGGCGTACAACCAGTATGTGCACAAGATGCTGCACCGGTGGGGTCCGAGCGCCAAGGAGTACGCCGCCATTAAGAAGTATTTGGCCACGCAAAGCATCAACCTACAGGCACCTCCCGTCATCGGTGGGATGGAGGTAGACCTGCCCCGGCTCTATCACACCGTGCAAGAGCTCGGTGGGTTGAAGGAGGTGATCGAAAAGAAACGGTGGGCTCGCGTTTCGGAGGACATGTGCATACCGAAGGCGGCGCACGATCGAGTTTCGAAGCTGGACGACATCTACTGCAAGTATCTGCTGCCGTACGACACGCTCTCGCCGGCCGAGCGCCAGAAGCTGTTTGACGAGGTCGAGGCGGACTGGGCGAAGCGGGAGGCGAAAGCACGGCGCAACGCGGACAAGGGTGTCGGTTCGGAGATACGCAACAGCGGCGAttcggacgacgacgacgacggcgatgaGGACGATGACGGTGAAgatgaggacgacgacgaggaggacttTTCGATGGAGTGCATCGTGAAGGGGCGCAACATGCCGCTGAACCAGTTCTTCCGCATCGCGCGCAACACCATGTCGctgtggtttaaaaacagcgAGCCGACGGTGGCGGAAATCGAGGCGGAGTACTGGCGCCACGTGGCCGTCCGCGATAGCCACGTGTGCGTTCACTCGGGCTCGATCGACTCAAGCGCTTTCGGATTCGGCTTTCCCAACCCGAAGGTGAAGGGTTCATCGTGCGCCAAGCATCCGTGGAATCTGAAGGTGCTCACGAACAACAGTGGCTCCATTCTGCGCTCACTCGGGCCCGTGATGGGCATAACCATCCCGACGCTGCACGTAGGCATGCTGTTCAGTGCCTGCTGCTGGTACCGGGACCCACACGGTCTGCCTTGGATCGAGTATCTGCACACGGGCGCAAACAAGATCTGGTACGGTGTTCCGGATGATCAGAACGCCAACTTCCGAGCCGCGCTAACCGTGCTGGTGCCGACGCActgtcaaaacaaaacgatctgGCTACCGTGCGACACGGCGATGGTGCCGCCGCATATGCTTACCGACCGGAACGTGTCGCTCTGCCGGACCGAGCAGCAACCGGGTCAGTTCGTCGTGGTATTCCCGCGGGCGTACACCTCCAGCCTGTGCACCGGGTACGCAGTGTCCGAGAGTGTCTACTTTGCCACCAACAGCTGGCTCGACACGGCAAAGGACGATTTTAGG GATATACAGGAAAGCTGTGAACCGACAATGTTTTCCGTGGAGCAATTACTCTTTGCGATCGCGAACGATCAACGTAGCAACCACGATACGCTCGTGCAGGCTTACCCGATGATCGTTGGTATctacgaaaaggaaaagcagcaCCGTCAAACGTTGAAG GAACAAGGTGTAACTAAGTCGGAAAAGATCGaatcaaagaagaaaaccgTCTCGCTGGAGGAATTCGAATGCGAACGGTGTCGAGCGAACCTATACCTTTCGTTGGTGAAGGTGAAAGTGACCAACTCGGCGAAGGATCGCAGTTCGTCGGTgaacgaagacgacgacgacgacgatgatgacgaggaggaggaagaggaacgTATTTACTGCCTCAAGCACGCGGTGAAGCATCTGGCCGATGGTGGCCTGCAGACGAAACATTGCCGGCTCGCGTACACCTACTCTCTCGAGGACATCGAAGATCTGCTGAAGAAGCTGCAGGATCGGATCGCCAACAAAAAGTCCTCCAAATCAAGTGCCGCTGGTAGCAGTGCTGGTGGCgggggtggaggtggaggaggcggtggtggtggtggcggtagtGGTGgcggagggaaaggaaaatcatcTCTCCATCTAGCATCCACCTCGTCGCAGTCGTCATCTTCGTATCAGGCACCTAGTCATAGTAAGTTCGCAGGTATGGCAACGATGTTAAAGTAG
- the LOC131284642 gene encoding ubiquitin carboxyl-terminal hydrolase isozyme L5, translating into MADSAGEWCLIESDPGVFTELIKEFGVEGVQVEELWSLEEGNFKDLEPIHGLIFLFKWVKDDEPAGSIVQDSRLEKIFFAKQVINNACATQAILSILLNAAHSDIQLGSTLTDFKDFVTSFDAYNKGLALSNAGQIRTVHNSFARQTLFELDNKNAKKDEDVFHFVGYVPIDGRLYELDGLKEGPIDLGPVGSGQDWLKVVRPIIEKRMQKYTEGEIHFNLMALVSDRQMIYQRQIDELMKSDDNEMETDLKQEEITRLKMLVEEEGAKRKRYKVENVRRKHNYLPFIVELLKVLAQNGELMPLYEKAKQRALQREATQSKQS; encoded by the exons ATGGCAGACAGTGCTGGGGAATGGTGTCTGATCGAAAGCGATCCCGGTGTATTCACTGAGTTGATAAAGGAGTTTG GCGTCGAAGGTGTTCAAGTGGAGGAGCTATGGAGTTTGGAAGAAGGGAACTTCAAAGATCTGGA ACCAATCCATGGGCtgatatttttgttcaagTGGGTCAAAGATGATGAACCAGCTGGATCAATTGTGCAGGATAGTCGGCtggagaaaatatttttcgccAAACAGGTTATCAACAATGCGTGCGCTACACAGGCGATTTTGAGCATCTTGCTGAACGCGGCACACTCGGATATTCAGCTCGGATCCACGCTCACCGATTTCAAGGACTTTGTCACATCGTTCGACGCGTACAACAAAGGACTAGCCCTCAGCAACGCTGGCCAAATCCGTACCGTTCATAATTCATTCGCTCGACAGACCCTGTTCGAGTTAGACAATAAGAATGCCAAGAAGGACGAGGATGTGTTTCACTTTGTCGGCTACGTACCTATCGATGGAAGGCTGTACGAGCTGGACGGATTGAAGGAAGGTCCAATCGATCTCGGTCCTGTCGGGTCGGGACAGGATTGGCTGAAGGTGGTCCGACCCATCATCGAAAAGCGTATGCAAAAGTACACCGAAGGAGAGATCCATTTCAATCTCATGGCACTAGTGTCGGACCGTCAGATGATCTACCAACGACAGATCGATGAACTGATGAAATCGGACGACAACGAGATGGAGACTGATCTGAAGCAGGAAGAAATCACGCGGCTGAAGATGCTGGTCGAAGAGGAGGGGGCCAAACGTAAGCGATACAAGGTGGAAAACGTTCGCCGCAAACACAACTATCTTCCGTTTATCGTGGAGTTGTTAAAGGTACTTGCACAGAATGGAGAGTTGATGCCCCTCTATGAGAAGGCCAAGCAGCGCGCCCTGCAACGAGAGGCGACACAGTCAAAGCAATCATAA
- the LOC131281511 gene encoding biogenesis of lysosome-related organelles complex 1 subunit 4 has product MAEELANDYSGYFKASNLDQELKPITVGIDRMMLRLEEFENLLELVKAESALALTQNVPQMLALQPELNSLCDRIDKLEQFVGLVGRNLDAVEKQVQIAEEELDIPDKTINVLLKSLNIFGKPKQTEKLTNRNANGVYEPVPVFKTEQFFRPNGPEKEDKFSKEETPSCEDCDTGTPEI; this is encoded by the exons ATGGCTGAGGAATTAGCAAATGACTATTCCGGCTATTTTAAAGCGTCTAATTTGGACCAGGAG CTTAAACCCATCACGGTAGGCATTGatcgaatgatgctgcgatTGGAAGAGTTTGAAAACCTACTGGAGCTCGTGAAGGCAGAATCGGCCTTGGCATTGACCCAGAATGTACCACAAATGCTGGCGCTTCAGCCGGAACTAAACAGCCTTTGTGATCGTATTGATAAACTAGAACAGTTCGTTGGGCTCGTCGGCCGGAACCTGGATGCGGTAGAGAAGCAGGTCCAGATCGCCGAAGAGGAATTGGACATACCGGACAAAACGATAAACGTGCTGTTGAAATCGCTCAATATTTTCGGCAAGCCaaagcaaacggaaaagcTAACGAATCGTAATGCCAATGGGGTATATGAGCCGGTGCCGGTGTTCAAAACGGAACAATTCTTTCGACCCAACGGCCCAGAAAAAGAAGATAAGTTCAGCAAAGAAGAGACGCCCTCTTGTGAAGACTGTGATACTGGAACACCAGAAATATAA